In one Arachis duranensis cultivar V14167 chromosome 9, aradu.V14167.gnm2.J7QH, whole genome shotgun sequence genomic region, the following are encoded:
- the LOC107463804 gene encoding cell division control protein 2 homolog C: MDKYEKLEKVGEGTYGKVYKAKEKATGQIVALKKTRLEMDEEGVPPTALREVSLLQMLSQSIYIVRLLSVEHVDKVPKSAPASATTKPLLYLVFEYLDTDLKKFIDSHRKGSNPRPLPPALIQSFLFQLCKGVAHCHSHGVLHRDLKPQNLLLDQKKGILKIADLGLGRAFTVPLKSYTHEIVTLWYRAPEVLLGTTHYSTGVDMWSVGCIFAEMVRRQALFPGDSEFQQLLNIFKILGTPTEEQWPGVTSLRDWHTYPKWEPQNLARTVPTLGPDGVDLLTKMLKYNPAERISAKAALDHPYFDSLDKSQF, encoded by the exons ATGGACAAGTACGAGAAGTTGGAGAAGGTTGGGGAAGGAACATATGGCAAAGTCTACAAGGCAAAAGAGAAGGCCACTGGACAAATTGTTGCATTGAAGAAGACACGGTTGGAGATGGATGAGGAAGGCGTCCCTCCGACCGCCCTTAGGGAGGTCTCCCTCCTTCAAATGCTGTCTCAGTCTATCTACATTGTCCGCCTTTTATCCGTGGAGCATGTCGACAAGGTCCCTAAATCGGCCCCGGCCTCGGCCACTACCAAGCCCCTACTCTACCTTGTCTTTGAGTACCTTGACACTGACCTCAAGAAGTTCATTGATTCGCACCGCAAGGGCTCGAACCCAAGGCCACTCCCTCCTGCCCTAATCCAGAGTTTCCTTTTCCAGCTATGCAAGGGTGTTGCACATTGCCATAGTCATGGTGTCCTTCACCGTGACCTCAAGCCTCAGAACCTCCTCCTTGACCAGAAAAAAGGGATTCTCAAGATTGCTGATCTTGGACTTGGACGAGCCTTCACTGTCCCTCTCAAGAGTTACACTCATGAGATTGTCACCCTTTGGTATAGAGCTCCTGAGGTCTTGCTTGGAACCACCCATTACTCCACTGGGGTTGATATGTGGTCTGTTGGGTGCATCTTTG CTGAAATGGTGAGAAGGCAAGCTCTGTTTCCAGGGGATTCTGAGTTCCAACAGCTTCTTAACATATTCAA GATTTTGGGAACTCCAACTGAGGAGCAATGGCCAGGAGTTACTTCGCTTCGTGATTGGCATACCTACCCAAAGTGGGAACCTCAGAACTTGGCGAGGACTGTGCCAACTTTGGGACCTGATGGAGTGGACCTTCTCACG AAAATGCTCAAGTATAATCCCGCTGAGAGAATCTCTGCCAAGGCAGCACTTGATCATCCTTACTTTGACAGTCTTGACAAGTCTCAGTTTTAA
- the LOC107463826 gene encoding uncharacterized protein LOC107463826 (The sequence of the model RefSeq protein was modified relative to this genomic sequence to represent the inferred CDS: added 32 bases not found in genome assembly): protein MATSRSFSALTHPLSSFTSKPSTPFRFRICATMASRIPATTTITKVAPAVIVGGGRVGRALLDMGTGQDILVRRGESVPFDFQGPILVCTRNDDLEAVLQSTPPSRWNDLVFFQNGMIEPWLESKGLSDANQVLAYFAISKLGETPIDGKTDTNPEGLTAAYGKWAPAVAERLHAGGLSCMVLGKEAFEKQMLEKLIWICSVMLVGARHGGISVGVVEKEFRSEFSSLVAELASAAANEKGLTFEEAMEDRLCAYSRAVAHFPTAVKEFKWRNGWFYSLSEKAKAQSKPDPCPLHTQWLKELKVV, encoded by the exons CCATCCACTTTCTTCCTTCACTTCAAAACCATCAACACCCTTCAGATTCAGAATCTGCGCCACCATGGCATCTCGGATTCccgccaccaccaccatcacaaAGGTGGCTCCCGCCGTCATAGTGGGCGGAGGAAGGGTCGGCAGGGCCTTGCTGGACATGGGCACCGGCCAAGACATCCTCGTACGGAGAGGGGAATCTGTCCCTTTCGACTTCCAAGGACCCATTTTGGTCTGCACTAGGAACGATGACCTTGAAGCTGTTCTTCAATCCACTCCTCCTTCTAGATGGAATG ATTTGGTGTTTTTCCAGAATGGGATGATTGAGCCATGGCTTGAGAGCAAAGGGTTGAGTGATGCTAACCAGGTGTTGGCTTATTTTGCTATTTCAAAGCTTGGAGAGACGCCGATTGATGGCAAGACTGATACCAACCCCGAAGGATTGACAGCTGCATATGGCAAGTGGGCTCCTGCCGTAGCTGAAAGGTTACATGCTGGAGGCCTCTCTTGCATG GTTCTTGGCAAGGAAGCGTTTGAGAAACAGATGTTAGAGAAGCTAATATGGATTTGCTCGGTCATGCTTGTTGGAGCACGTCATGGTGGCATTTCTGTAGGTGTCGTGGAGAAGGAATTCCGCTCTGAa TTTTCTAGCCTTGTAGCAGAATTAGCATCAGCTGCAGCAAATGAAAAAGGATTAACATTTGAAGAAGCCATGGAAGACCGCTTATGTGCATATTCTCGGGCTGTTGCCCACTTTCCCACGGCAGTTAAGGAG TTCAAATGGAGAAATGGTTGGTTTTACTCTCTTTCTGAGAAGGCCAAGGCACAAAGCAAGCCAGATCCATGCCCTCTGCATACTCAATGGCTAAAAGAGTTAAAAGTTGTATAA
- the LOC107463839 gene encoding AP2-like ethylene-responsive transcription factor At1g16060 isoform X2, with the protein MMAKKKTLIIKNNDSNSSSSSSAPTPSKKVVKKRTRKTIPRDSPPQRSSVYRGVTRHRWTGRYEAHLWDKNCWNESQTKKGRQGAYDDEEAAARAYDLAALKYWGQETILNFPASNYQEELKDMEGQSKEEYIGSLRRKSSGFSRGVSKYRGVARHHHNGRWEARIGRVFGNKYLYLGTYATQEEAAMAYDMAAIEYRGLNAVTNFDLSHYINWLRPKLQEIQKNPSHNNQEQSSSGSELDNNQLVFGYDQVGLTTSETGSEDSTQFKTGGETVPTSALEILLKSSKLKEMLVRNSVDEDNLHSQTSSESNPTPRRTFPEDIQTFFESHDSNIYTENDDIIFGELGSISAPFFHYELDA; encoded by the exons ATGATGGCGAAGAAGAAAACCCTCATCATCAAGAATAATGATAGTAATagtagttcttcttcttctgctccCACACCATCAAAGAAAGTTGTGAAAAAAAGAACCCGCAAAACCATTCCAAGAGATTCACCTCCTCAACGAAGCTCTGTCTACCGTGGTGTCACTAG ACATCGATGGACGGGTCGTTACGAAGCTCATTTGTGGGACAAGAATTGTTGGAATGAATCACAGACGAAGAAAGGAAGACAag GAGcatatgatgatgaagaagcgGCTGCACGTGCTTATGACTTGGCAGCATTGAAGTATTGGGGCCAAGAAACCATACTCAATTTCCCa GCATCAAATTATCAAGAGGAGCTCAAGGATATGGAGGGACAGTCTAAAGAAGAATACATTGGATCCTTAAGAAG aaaaagcagtggattcTCAAGAGGAGTCTCAAAATACAGAGGGGTAGCAAG ACACCACCATAATGGAAGATGGGAAGCTAGAATTGGCAGGGTCTTCGGCAACAAATATCTATATCTTGGAACTTatg CTACGCAAGAAGAAGCTGCTATGGCATATGACATGGCTGCCATAGAATATCGTGGGCTTAATGCTGTTACAAACTTTGATCTTAGCCATTACATCAATTGGCTACGTCCTAAACTCCAAGAAATTCAGAAAAACCCTAGCCATAATAATCAAGAACAATCATCTAGTGGTTCCGAACTCGATAATAATCAATTAGTATTTGGTTATGATCAAGTCGGTTTAACCACTAGCGAAACTGGGTCTGAAGACTCGACCCAGTTTAAAACTGGTGGTGAAACCGTGCCAACTTCGGCACTTGAGATTCTCTTAAAATCGtcgaaattaaaagaaatgttAGTAAGAAATTCGGTCGACGAAGATAATCTTCACTCTCAAACATCTTCGGAATCGAACCCTACTCCTCGGCGCACATTTCCGGAAGACATTCAAACGTTCTTTGAGAGCCATGATTCCAATATCTACACTGAAAATGATGACATTATATTTGGCGAATTGGGCTCAATTTCAGCACCATTTTTTCATTATGAGCTTGATGCTTGA
- the LOC107463839 gene encoding AP2-like ethylene-responsive transcription factor At1g16060 isoform X1 gives MMAKKKTLIIKNNDSNSSSSSSAPTPSKKVVKKRTRKTIPRDSPPQRSSVYRGVTRHRWTGRYEAHLWDKNCWNESQTKKGRQVYLGAYDDEEAAARAYDLAALKYWGQETILNFPASNYQEELKDMEGQSKEEYIGSLRRKSSGFSRGVSKYRGVARHHHNGRWEARIGRVFGNKYLYLGTYATQEEAAMAYDMAAIEYRGLNAVTNFDLSHYINWLRPKLQEIQKNPSHNNQEQSSSGSELDNNQLVFGYDQVGLTTSETGSEDSTQFKTGGETVPTSALEILLKSSKLKEMLVRNSVDEDNLHSQTSSESNPTPRRTFPEDIQTFFESHDSNIYTENDDIIFGELGSISAPFFHYELDA, from the exons ATGATGGCGAAGAAGAAAACCCTCATCATCAAGAATAATGATAGTAATagtagttcttcttcttctgctccCACACCATCAAAGAAAGTTGTGAAAAAAAGAACCCGCAAAACCATTCCAAGAGATTCACCTCCTCAACGAAGCTCTGTCTACCGTGGTGTCACTAG ACATCGATGGACGGGTCGTTACGAAGCTCATTTGTGGGACAAGAATTGTTGGAATGAATCACAGACGAAGAAAGGAAGACAag TATATCTAG GAGcatatgatgatgaagaagcgGCTGCACGTGCTTATGACTTGGCAGCATTGAAGTATTGGGGCCAAGAAACCATACTCAATTTCCCa GCATCAAATTATCAAGAGGAGCTCAAGGATATGGAGGGACAGTCTAAAGAAGAATACATTGGATCCTTAAGAAG aaaaagcagtggattcTCAAGAGGAGTCTCAAAATACAGAGGGGTAGCAAG ACACCACCATAATGGAAGATGGGAAGCTAGAATTGGCAGGGTCTTCGGCAACAAATATCTATATCTTGGAACTTatg CTACGCAAGAAGAAGCTGCTATGGCATATGACATGGCTGCCATAGAATATCGTGGGCTTAATGCTGTTACAAACTTTGATCTTAGCCATTACATCAATTGGCTACGTCCTAAACTCCAAGAAATTCAGAAAAACCCTAGCCATAATAATCAAGAACAATCATCTAGTGGTTCCGAACTCGATAATAATCAATTAGTATTTGGTTATGATCAAGTCGGTTTAACCACTAGCGAAACTGGGTCTGAAGACTCGACCCAGTTTAAAACTGGTGGTGAAACCGTGCCAACTTCGGCACTTGAGATTCTCTTAAAATCGtcgaaattaaaagaaatgttAGTAAGAAATTCGGTCGACGAAGATAATCTTCACTCTCAAACATCTTCGGAATCGAACCCTACTCCTCGGCGCACATTTCCGGAAGACATTCAAACGTTCTTTGAGAGCCATGATTCCAATATCTACACTGAAAATGATGACATTATATTTGGCGAATTGGGCTCAATTTCAGCACCATTTTTTCATTATGAGCTTGATGCTTGA